Genomic window (Helicoverpa zea isolate HzStark_Cry1AcR chromosome 9, ilHelZeax1.1, whole genome shotgun sequence):
CCGCCGCCGTACGCCCCGCTCGTATCCATTTCGCCACTTTACAATGAAAATTATGCTACTTGAAGCACCGACGTTAACTATCTATCCATACACGGCTCAATAAGTATTCAACCTCTGTAACTTCGAATAGCCAATTCGTGTTATCGATCGCGCAGACCAAATTCACAGATGACAACAGGGAAATCTGACATTTGGGCGTTCTCTACGGCCGGCGTGCGCATCGATCTGCTGAAGCGCGCTCTGATTGGTCGAAACGTTGCGACACGAGTAGACTTGCCAATGAGCTTCGGGAAAACTCGGCTTTCAGGAAAATGTGCCACAGACATTAGAAAACTGGCTGTCAacttaaatacctatataatattggcattgtatttattttatgtacagtTCTTATTGCATTTACATGTTTATTGTATTATGCAAATAGGTTTTACTATTTACCATTTTATGAATAGAGAATGCTTAAGGTAGCTTTATGCAGTGGCAATTGTAAGGGAACTCTTTTGTTTTGGCTAAGTAGGTTAGGGATGGCGCGTCGCACATAACTTCCTGTTTTTGAGGAAAGCGGAAATGAACTCTTGAATATGGCGcgctaattttatatttatgtaggttTCACATTGTGTGCCATTGATAAGATAATGCTTTCAGTGCTAATAATGGAAAATTATGCCTAATTAACGAAGACTTGCGTTTAACTTCTatagaatagaattttaaaaatatacgttGGTTTATTGTGGTTACTGTGTAGAATTCGTACTATATTTTCGTAATTCAACGAGTTTTCTtacattttcatcaaaaatGAGTTCAAAACTATTTGGCTAAACAGAGTTGAAGAGCCGTATTTATGGCATCTACAAACTGATGGGGGATTTTACCCAGTGCATGAGGGCTCGTCTCATAGGTATAGGTTAGATTAATGCGTTCATTAATTTCAGTGACTGATGAATATAAGGGGAAAAGAAAAACTCACTTAAgatattacaaatatatttattgaaataagaaaCGAACTAAATGAGGATCATAAGCtgttcaataatattaaattacatttttaaacaatttctgattattaattaagataagtataaaattgcttttatttGCCGCcactcaaaaacaaataaaattttgactaGTTGATAGAACATTACTTaactataagtaaataaaagtaaaatatagttTGAAGGGTaaattattttgctttatttttctaGCACCTTACAAAAGTACAATATACCTCAATGTTACAAAGAAGAGTGGCGgcttaaattgtttttataatagtattaacatgtaggtatacaaaaaGTTTACATTTGAGAGtgaatatcaatgaaaactGTATAGAAACACTGATTTCTATCAAGATATTTACAAAGTTAAGCTTAATTATACTGTTCTACGTTTAATAAGATGTTATGTTTGTAATTACATTCGGTTAGTAACGGATTTGTTAAATTATAGTTTATTATGGgcgttattttgaaaacaatgttaggtaaaataattgcaagccagttattaaattaaaataatttaagtttacTATTAatcctaatttaattaaatatttcccactggtattattttttttaacagtaattaaatagaaagtaagtaggtaaataacatAGAATTTTTGTTGCTGTTGTCTATGGGCACGTACATTTTACATAACATTGCCATCACAAAATAATAGTTGTATACTTTATGGCCGCTCGATATCACGTTGTAAGTGGACATGCGTtggaaattgaaaaataaatcagaGACCACATTTTGtgaattttattcaaatgtaaataatatcaaGTATCAAAGGGGTATTTTTCATGTAATTATTTAACATCTTCAATATTTTTAGCGAGGGCGATTCTGTGTTCCTTTGCAAGCAAGGTGAAAGTGTTGCCAAGCGTTTAAATGGAGGAATATTAAGTAGAAGCATAACTTTGTATTGTTTCCGATGATGGGGCAAACGCCATGTCCTTAATGCGTTACAAGAATGTTAACATACAAGTTCTATGAGGTCTATAGCTAACTTTATAATTGTCTATGATACATTAATATGTAAACCCTAGTTTTTCACACTATCACTAGACTAATGTTCTGTATAAATTCTAGCTACATTAATCTCTACATCATAATCAGATAATCTACAATTATTGTACATGAAAAACTAACTACTGggatatattttatctatgacataatttaagtaaaacaatatttacaaaaatagccATTTTTGTCTGATTTTTGGATCCGACTAACATCTAATTCCTTTACTATCCCAATAAAAACactcaattttaatattacaaggaactaattatttgtaataacaaaattacacaGCTCACTAATTAAATAACAGAGGGTATTAGCAAACTAGGTATATGTTTAAAATTACAAGTATGTATAAAATGTACTACGTCGGTACAAAATGCTACAAAACTATTATATAGTACGTACATTATCCGTTTGTAGGAATAGTTAGATGGCAAGTGACGAATATATGCTTCTTGTGTAGCTCAGCTATGGAATGGTCACACGCAGAAGCGTCGGTAGTCATATACTTTAGTCACATTACGGTTTAGGGAAGTTCAATCCCCTAGTAATCAAATATCGAAGTAACATCACATTCTACTATAGTCAGTCCTTTGACATAgaggtaaatataattatgcAATGGAAGAAATGCTTACACAGCTCGGTTTTGAttgtatattttgtataaaaactcATTTGTTTCAAATCGAATAGCTTTTCAATAAAACGCTTTACCCGCTCAATCATTATCCAGAATTCATAACCGTTATAACAATGCAATATgatgtacctacacaaaaagTGTTTATCATATTGCTAGACTCCTAAATCAATGTTGCCTACAGCATCGCGTTACAAAAATGTCAGCACACCATAAAATTAGTGGAAGTCTTTGCCGAGTCCAATTCTTTGGAATTTTTGACaagttcatttaaaaaaaagaaatgtattCGAGTACAAATATTTTAGTCTATGGATTTTAGGAATCTGTAAGTCCTTGGCGCTTTTCTTCTTCCAACATGGCGTCGAGTTCGTCGGTGAGGTTGGCGAGCATGTTGCCGATGTCGTTGAGCACGTCGACGGGTTCGGGCTTGTCGTCACTGTCGGGCTTGTGCTCGGGCCGCGGCGGCAGCCCCGCGAGCCCGATGCCGGCGCGGCCATAGTCTACCGTATGCGGTCTCCCGCCTATTTGGCCGCGGTTCTGCTTTATGGTCCCGGCGTTTTCGTTTGCAAATGGAATGCTGTCCGATTCCGTGCTGGAGCTTGACTGTAAAGAAGGGAATGGTAAACGTTAGTgggaaaattatttttgcagtTGCTcggtaagtatatcttagacaccaatgggtgacaaaatcaccaacccgcattgagcaagaggagaagaggcctgtgcccagcagtgggatgataaaaaggctgtaacgtaaCGTAGTTGCTCGGGAGCAAACTGCCGACGGGGCAGTGATGCAAATTTTTGAATCCTAAAAATGTGATTTGTAGAAGACTATAATTTTGTATGAACTGCTCAAAACGGCAGGATGATGGTTATAGAAAAGATTCTGATTATCACAACGTACCGAGAATGGTATTGAGAGGTAAGCTTAGTATTCGAAATCTTAACTTAACCTAACAGTAAAATAGGGACACTTACCTTAAAGCTAGCATCAGATCCAGTGCGCAGCTTGTCGTCGTCGTATCGCCTGGgcggcgaggcgggcgcgggcggcggcggcagcaGCCCCGTGCTGTCCAGCGACACCGACAGCGAGTCCGAGCTCGGGTACGCCGGCAGCGACAGCGGCAGTGACTTCTCCGGGTGGATCTCCACCGTCGTCTGACCGAAGCGAGAGAACGGCGCGTACTGAGAGCTCTGACGCTTCGGCGGCTCGGGAGGAGGCTTCCGAGCCACGTGCGGACTGGCGCCGTACGCCACGCGCTGCAAACGCGCAGAGTACGCCAGCTCGTCGTACGCGTATTGTGGCGTAGCGGCTATCTTAGCCACAGGCCGCGGCCGCACCAGCCCCCGCGGTCGCGGTAGAGTCCCCCCGCCCTCATAGCCCCCGTCGTTAGTGGGAGTGATGTCGCCGTCGTCGTATGAGCGTCGCCACTGCCCCCCGCCGTAATAGAACCCGGCTTCAGGCGAGAACGTTGTATGCGATGCTCTTTCCGATGGGTCCTCTAGACTTTCTAGCGATTTCCCGCGCGGATGACGTATCTGTTGGCGTTTGTTAACAGTTTTAAATCTATTCTGATTGTAATAAATGTGAAATTCCATTTTGAAAgttaatttacatataaaattttcaaagaACATTTACAACAACTTATTGAACAATTCATGTTAATGTCGCTCGTCTTACCATGCTGTCTGTTTAAGATTTTGTCTCGTTaatcattaataattaataatgaaaatatttttatagatgtTAGCATTATTAAAACCATGCGCGAttagtataatattataattaattcatataataataattaaaagtaaagtgAAACAGCTAACTACCGTGCAGGATAGATCAATCACAGCGGTTTCTACGGTAGTGGGGAGAGAGGCATAAACTGGTACAAAATAACACACACATGGAAAACACTGCGTTCACTATACGATCATTGTGCACATACAAGCCGGGTGCCGGTGCTGAGAACAAACTGACAAGACCTGTGCCAATGCGGTTGTCTCATACCTGAATGGGGACCAAGTCTGTGGCACAAAGGGGCGTCGCTATGGCGTCAAAGTTTAGGTCGGGGGGTTTATGGTAACTCCGCTGTCGCTCCCAAGGCTGGTAATGTAGCTCCCGAGGATATAAATCCTTTAGCCGATTATGTCCAAGGTGCGGTTTGTGTTtggaaaaagaaaagaaaacaaaacattcaCATGCTGCTTCGGGCTAGTGGTATGAGGTGGATGCAGCGGATGGACGTGTATGCTGGCGGATACAACCCTGCGACTCACTCGCTTTATATACTAAGAAGATATGCCGTCCGGCTAGAAGGTAATATaaggaaaacattttcttcCGAAACTGTTCACTTTATTGTTAAGGTTACATTTTAGTCATAGTTAAAtgcagaaataaatataaataatgagaGGAAACATTATGTTCGCAGGACTGTTGGACATCCGACCAGCGAAGGCGATGGCGATGGACGAACACCTAATATCTAAGCGAAATTATATTACGACGTTTCTGAACGCATTGGGGAAAAATCACAAAATTTAACACGACACACATTTATTatatattgttattaaataaattgataatatgttaattaaaaagtaggtatatatttccCATAATGTGTCAGCTTTCGGCTCGGCAAAGCTTTGCagccattttttttgtgctagGGTCACACAATATGGAACTAACAACAAAAGCCTATGTCGGCTTAAcagatatatttaattagttaaaataaaggaaatatattgaagctattaaaacgctttttgttaaattaacgCAGTtagtataaaaagaaaaacagtattagactttttattataatagctTCGGTTCTGTTAGATTTGGCGGCAAAAAATCAAGATGGCCGATGTATGAAATGAGATGTAATgtgatgtgaaaaaaataatgaaatcataaaaaaaaattatgacaaaataatactaaacaatattgatttggAGTGATGCTTTGAAAATTATCTTTTGTTTGACAGAATAGAAATCTAATTTGCTCTCTATTGCACGGTCTATTAGAGTATTATGAGAGCggattttcataaattattgtattttttttctttattttatccgCTGTCATAAAAGGGCTGTTTTTGTAGCAGACTGTATTTAATTTGAAGCAAAACCTTTTTAATTTATGCTCATTTTTTAATTACCatagacaactttttttttctttttgtacaGTCGGCTACAAAAAAGGCCATCATCTATCAAGAGTCTAAATTCTAAAACATCACTACAAACACAatgacattaatattaataatttaataaaactgacCTGTCCCGGTTGTATTCTCGTAAAGTCCAAAGATCCTTGGTTGCTAATGCTTCTCTTGCCTGCCCTAATGTCTTTCACTCTTTTGATAGCAAGGAGGATTTTCTTTTGGTGGCCCAAACGGACTATGCCCATGTCTTCTAGATCCTAGAAATGGTACAGAGATATGTTAGATCAGATTTTGGAGACTTATAGATAAGATTTTTGAAACAATTGTTAAGGTCCTTAAAAAAGACAATCAGAATTGGAATGAAAagtaaagaattgagtattgaaagTAAGAGTTTCAACTTCTTTACATAGAACTACATCACATAATATTCGGTCCATAATGGAGGCCAAACAATGTAACTGACCACTGGCCATAGCTAAAAAAACATAggaacatatgtatgtatgattatattatatattacatAAAGTCAATTAGAATGGTAAGAGGTccaaataaagttttcaaaattgcCATGCccatattattttcttcaaagaCTTCTGGGGTAATTTTGGCACTTAAGTCTATTGCGACGTATGCTTACCTCCCAAGCTAGTTGCGTGACGTCATGCACGGTGCGGTAGCCCTGCGCCACCAGCGCCGGCCCGTACTCCTCCAGTCGCAGCAGTCGCAGCCATTCCTCTAACGAACCCTGGAATTGGAAGacacaattatattaatttgggGATATCAGAGTTGGTTTCTAAGGTTGCGAAATTGTACTTAAGGAATGATCTGAAGAGAattgaagaaatattaaaagttttgaaaCCGCTTTTGCCAAAATTTGATACCAGGTAAGACATTACTTATCTATACAAACAAAGGTTAAGGTTCCGAAAAcaatgaaccgatttgaatcATCTGAAGTTGGAAAGATATACTCTTCCCTAGTAACATAGGTTACATTTTAGCAGTTCCCATGGTACGCGAGTAAAACTGCGCGaggaaaaacggctagtgtttaTCTCATAAATGACAAAAATGCCTTAGCTGACTTTCCATATCCTAAAAACCAATACATACCGGTATATAATCAGGCAGGTTATCCGGTACATTCAAATTGGCCAGTTCCGCCTTTAACCTCTTGCGATGGTTTGGCTTTTTGATCCCCACAGCGGTTAAGTCTTCGGGAGTCATCCGTGTGACTGTGGGCAGGTCATACCCGGCCTCAATGAAGAGACGGGCGTACTCCTCCATTTGAAGGTCTGCTAGGCACGCGTGGATTATGTCTGTGTCCTGAAATATGAGTGGAGAAATTCATGTTAAGTCGGCATTTCACTGTGTAGTCAGTTTTATTATATCTGGACTccattgtttattatttattatgctttACTGTTCTATTCTTTTAAAACTGTCACGTGCTTTTTGGCAAAGTTTTTTTGTTCCCTTTTTTTGAGTTTCGCAAATACCGATGTAAGATAGATAAGCAAAAAAGTATCACCCATGAAAGTATCTTAAAGCTTACTCTTTAATTTGAACATCCACCACATAATACGCCTATCACAATTTAATGTTCTAAAGATAAGATCACTAAACATCAAACAAATCAGGTTACTGGTAAAACCTTCACAAACTCACCGGAAGACCCTGCGCAATCATAGCTCTGACCCTATCAGCGAGATCGCCGCAGTGACACGCGGCGTGGTGGTGGTGGGGCATGCGGCCTGAAGCCCGGCCGCTGTCTAGTGACGCGGACGAGTGGCGGGACCCCGAGCCGGCGGAGCCTGAGGACGAGCCGGGGCTGTCGCGGCCGGGGCTCTGGAATGTGACATGGAAGTTGGGTAGTTAGTAAATATGATGGAATGAAACTAGTGTAAAGGAGATGTTGATGCtggtgagatttttttttatgacagTTACAGTTATTTTTGGTGGAATGATATTAGTGTAGGAAATAATGGTGCAAAcgaaaattttgatttaaaattgaCAGTTAATTTTGCTACGTTAGCCACAGAAATTGAAAAGCACATACGACAAAACAAAGTGGATTGTTTGTTGGATTGGATTTTGACTCTATTGAAGATCAAAATTGGAAGTTTTCTATCATTTAATGTATTTCTGatgaagatttaaaaaaacctgGACTTCTGGATAACATAAGATTTACTTATTGTCCCAAAAATTAAAAGCTCCCTCACCTGTGTCATATCAATCCCCTGATCATCACTCAAGGCTAGCTGATGATGGTAATACACGGCAGCCTTATGCGTGAGCGGCTGCGCGGGCGGCGGGAAGGTGAAGGTGCCGCCGCCCGCCGGACTCTTGCCGAGGCTGCCGCTCGCGCCCGACAAGCCCGACACGCCCGACACCGTGCTGCCGTAGTCTGAGTGGTCATCTGGAATGGCGATAGTGGAAATTTAGAAAATGAAAgtgaaaattaaaatctttattcgCAGGTAGATGGTAAATACAAAAGGtggtaaaacaaaataagttagGATACAATTGTCTTTCTAATTTGTTGTCAATGAATTGCTTTTCAGAAAAGTATTCAACGGTTCTGCTGTGTCGTCGCAGGGTATCTCATGACATGTTAAAATGTGATCGCAAACCAACCAAGATGTTTATCGCTAGTTCTGTGCCTACAGATGATGCAGACACCTATtcgtataggtatgtatttatccTTATTTTGTATGGAACCTACTGTGAAGCAGAATTTTGATCAAGTTATATAAAACTGTAAGTCATCATCAGGGTTATTGCTTAGCTACAGCAGATCATCCATCATGTAGCTGGAGCTGTAGAAATTTGACGTCCTACTGAACCATTTTGATCTACGTTACACTATAGGTATATGAACTTTCATCTTACCTCTGGTATGTGACGGCGTATCAGGCGGCTGTGGGTACGGCTGTTCCTCGCAGGAGGCGTACCCTTGCGAGCCGAAGCTGGAGCCCGAGTGTCGGTGCTGTGGAGTCCCGAAGGCATCACCGGGCACTGCTGGCGGCGGCACTCGCTTCGCGGTCGCCGTCTTGCCGGCGCCGCTCCCGCCGCGAGACATCCCGCCCACTGAGGAAAGAAGGAACGAAATTAGTGGAACTGTCGTTAGTCTTAAGTAGTTGTAAGGGTTTGTGGAATAAGGTTGATAAAGCTAAAGACTCATTTTAGtaatataaagtaggtacttaatcgtTAACAAGAGGTTCAGGTGGGTTTTTCTCATCAGTAGATAAAATACCCTTAGGGCAGGGACAGTGTCTATTAAATTAAATCCAAAATACTATTTCATTTAACTTTACCTCACTTTGTTTGCTAAACCTTTGTACAATGTTTGCACAGAACGAAATCTCATCTCTCAAATAAAGGGTTCGCCTTTAGACCCTTAAAACCCAATATAATGAATACGCAAAGGAACCCAAAGGGATGttagtgaaataaatgaaaccCTTCAAAGAGTTCAAACGCTGTTATCAGGCTTGAACACGACGTAACCGCAATCTCGTAATGAGAAGCTCCCCCCACTCCGCCGCTGTAAGCTGATAAGTCGTGGAGGGGATGGCTTCGTAATAAGGTAAAAACGTCATCAATCATGTTTGGGCCATCGCGGAGATCGGACGGCCCGGATCGGATCGACCGCCTAATTGCTTGTTTCGAATCGATAACGTTAACTAATGGGTGGGAAAAATCGACAAGGAATTAATTGCGATGCAAACCCCTGATAGGAAATCGCAGCGAATTTATGCGAAAATTTAgtgtttaaaaacaatttcttcCTTGAATAATAAGGTTGGTGTTGATGAAaacactttttgttttgtaaacagtTAATTAGGTACATCTTTGTTGATTGGCAGGCACATCGATTATACAATAATTTAACGCGGTTGTTTTGAAAAGAAAGCTAAATGGAGTATGTTCTCAGAACATGTTCAGATGCTTTTAATAgcgtaaatataatattttatccccCGCCATTCCTTGGTAATAAAAGTTATAGCTTCAATTACACGCACGCTATATTGGAATATTAAAGGTTCaatcaagaaataaataaaactcttgGAACATTCAACACCGTGCGAAATTGCTGAAGATTAAAAAATGTTCAAGTTTAgagaaaatattacttatttggTCAACTGTAATTTATTGATCAAAAATAATGCTACCTTAAATATAGCTTTCTCAATTTACCATTGGTAAAGGTGCATGGCAGTGCACATAAAAGTTCGCAAAAAACGCGCagctttattacatttttatctcGTTTATTTTTCCTGAAGCAATAAAACAAGAATTAAAGAGGCTTAACTACTCAAAACTTAAGTAAAGAATCTTAGATAATGATCCGGAGGCCTGGCTGGTAATCCCGTAAGCATTGCCACCCACTTTACGTTTTATTACCCTGTCATTACATTGGCTTGTGGCAGATTACCCACATGGCTGGCTTAAACTTTGATTGATCATTTAGACGTCTCGAATCAAAAAGAAGTATGCTTTTTGTACCTTGCTATTTGACGGAGCCAAATCTGTATGTGCCTTTGTCGATCAAGACTTCTTTGTCGATAAAATGATTGTGCAAAGCTTTCGATTAAAGGTCCTCGAAAATGGTCTGTTTATAACTGATTTTATAACCGTTTGAGCGAACGACCAATGGCGAAATTGTCAAGTCTTGTATGGacgttattgtaattttatagagGTAAAATAAACTTGAGTGCTCAACGTCTCAcagaatattaaaatgtgtcaattataaagtaaaaataaacgcAAGAAACCGAGGTGCTCATTAAATTAAGCCTACCATTACGTTTAATCAAATTGACAGCGACtttcttataattattaaagACAAGTTAATAAAGAAGGTCTATAAAATTTGATCATTATGTTTACAAGATTATTAGTTTAATAATTGACATACAAACAGATATAAGCAAGGTAGTAAATAGTAGTTATCAGGCTATCGGGGCAATAGCTCCTCAACACGGAGCTACAATAATTGCCAATAAGCAAAACGGTAGCACTTCTGTCTTGCAATAAATAAGTGTGTATCTGCTAATTCCCGACGATTAAGCCAGTGATTAAGCCACTATTGCCAGCTAGGACAACGTTATTGCGATTGGTTTATTGATCTCCATTTTGATGTACACCTTATGTGCTTACCTTAAGTGTTAAAGTATCAAGAAGAGGCTGTCGGACTATGTAACACGCAACTGACGCCATCTAGTAACGTCGTATGGAATTAATTAGACGTATCTGCGGAATCAAGCGAGTCGGTAATGTTGGTATCTATTGACATACGCAACCGAGCCGACATTAttaacaataggcatgatgacaaatttttaaattcctttgtatgatgtaggtatacgtctattttatatgaaaaattattaattttaagaaaatgcgaagtttttttatcaaataattgcatttttctctgtccactttgaatccggcgcgaaaacgcttgtcagtgtcatgtcgtcacttgtgacgtcacgactgaaattacaagacgcaagtaaacaacgctcgtgcaataattaagttttttgtgttattaaatatgaattcgaaagggcataggtgttgtggggtcccccagtgtaagaacacatccaaaacaactcctgataagttatttgtgtacgttcctcacaataaaaaaatacgaaacaagtggcttaaacttgcaaaacgagattcaaaagcaatattgcccagggtacaactttatttttgtgaagatcactttgatgtaagttattacatagttctctagattctagcatagtttataatgtaaataactatttcgaggttaggtttcatctctcattgttttttaattaaactagtatacttacatggaagttttaacatttctaaattcagctgaacaaaaatctttatttgatgccaaaaactttcccagcattatgatatcaattctaggcaaattagcgctgtttgccttgataaatccgggctccataactcgtgttataaacaattaattaattaaaaacaaagatcgcagtggaagttcacaataacgaaatgtgacgttctcgcgctttcgcgcgagttgttttcagagatgacgtcacgagctctgattggtgttcaagatatcatggcggattgccttatttcgtaattttattttataaaaatacatattaatcacattattaataaagaaaacaatgcgcgttttatattccaagcttcaagtttaatttaataaatatattattttaatgatttttgattactgtcatcatgcctattatgcgGCGCCGACATCAATGcgctgtttatttttagaagccCATATTAGTTATATGGCCGCATGCCTGCCAATGAAGGATAATTTTAAAGGCCCGATGAGTTTGATAAGCCTAGTCGTAAACACGATAAGTTAGGCATGCAATAAACAgaataaaacagaaaattacCATTGGCAGGTTATTTCTCACGGGAAATTGAAACGAATAGTACATATTTAGAGTCATAAAATTCAAAACTTGATAGGATGGATTGTAGGTTATTAATGGATATTTATTGGGAGTCAATACAGTTTCAGGTACCTACtcatttaaattttgaaataacGTTCAAATGTTGTGAACACTTGTCGTGAAATATCGTTTCCTTTTTTCactctataattaaaaattggtATCCTGAGAATATTTGCTGAGTTCAAACATTGAGAAATGGTTTCATATTTCATTCAGATTTTCGAATCAAActgtatttataaaagaaatccTACAGacgtaatatttaattttacggGGCCaggacttaaaaaataataagttttgttGAAGCATCTATCTGCCCAAGTCTGAATTATAAAATAACCGAAGGATTTAGCTACACCCCAAACTCACCATTTACGAAAATATGTACAGACTcgacaataatataaataataaattataataactattGTCGCGGACACTAACTGCACAAAATACTTACTTAACTTACTAAAAGGGATTAATTACAAACTTGTGCTAAATATTTACAGCATAATAACAGTTTTGTCATAACAACGACTCGTAATATCCGCTCATTACAGCAGTATATTAGAAATAAACATTGTACTTATGTAAGACATGAAAATGCTAATTGCAATAATGGCGTACGACTTAGTTAGGTTGTTTTAGTATCTAAGAATGAAACTTTAAACTAAGAATCATGGATACGAACTTGGCGATGCAATTTGTTGAAAAAGTAGTACTTAGTTACCTATAAGTTGATCGAAACTTtatgttccatttttttttataataagtagaATTAAGAATTGCGTATTATATCAATCgaactatttttataacaaaaaacttGACTGGTGGAAatcattgataaataaatataaagaattcCAACCACTTTAAATGTCTAACTAaatattaacttagtaacatacCTAGCTTCGATATCCAGTTTTCTCATGAtcttatttagtaaataattacAGAAAAATAGTTTTCACATTCCCGCCAAAAGG
Coding sequences:
- the LOC124632966 gene encoding uncharacterized protein LOC124632966 isoform X1; the encoded protein is MTIDRAGRPPAPRRASSTYRSYDELGVIDRAKPLKYRHGGIEDLTGIEQIRTYRTYEPQDMDDITVISSEEVPKPKKKIAEGLANGFRRTFSVRSRREEPEGIPLDTFNMNCEENFATVRGAPFGRRRSLSRDRGSSLLGRSSSEGDVRMVPPRAPPATPAPRLHRCLRALGGSWKNLLLLGGMSRGGSGAGKTATAKRVPPPAVPGDAFGTPQHRHSGSSFGSQGYASCEEQPYPQPPDTPSHTRDDHSDYGSTVSGVSGLSGASGSLGKSPAGGGTFTFPPPAQPLTHKAAVYYHHQLALSDDQGIDMTQSPGRDSPGSSSGSAGSGSRHSSASLDSGRASGRMPHHHHAACHCGDLADRVRAMIAQGLPDTDIIHACLADLQMEEYARLFIEAGYDLPTVTRMTPEDLTAVGIKKPNHRKRLKAELANLNVPDNLPDYIPGSLEEWLRLLRLEEYGPALVAQGYRTVHDVTQLAWEDLEDMGIVRLGHQKKILLAIKRVKDIRAGKRSISNQGSLDFTRIQPGQDLYPRELHYQPWERQRSYHKPPDLNFDAIATPLCATDLVPIQIRHPRGKSLESLEDPSERASHTTFSPEAGFYYGGGQWRRSYDDGDITPTNDGGYEGGGTLPRPRGLVRPRPVAKIAATPQYAYDELAYSARLQRVAYGASPHVARKPPPEPPKRQSSQYAPFSRFGQTTVEIHPEKSLPLSLPAYPSSDSLSVSLDSTGLLPPPPAPASPPRRYDDDKLRTGSDASFKSSSSTESDSIPFANENAGTIKQNRGQIGGRPHTVDYGRAGIGLAGLPPRPEHKPDSDDKPEPVDVLNDIGNMLANLTDELDAMLEEEKRQGLTDS
- the LOC124632966 gene encoding caskin-2 isoform X2, giving the protein MTIDRAGRPPAPRRASSTYRSYDELGVIDRAKPLKYRHGGIEDLTGIEQIRTYRTYEPQDMDDITVISSEEVPKPKKKIAEGLANGFRRTFSVRSRREEPEGIPLDTFNMNCEENFATVRGAPFGRRRSLSRDRGSSLLGRSSSEGDVRMVPPRAPPATPAPRLHRCLRALGGSWKNLLLLGGMSRGGSGAGKTATAKRVPPPAVPGDAFGTPQHRHSGSSFGSQGYASCEEQPYPQPPDTPSHTRDDHSDYGSTVSGVSGLSGASGSLGKSPAGGGTFTFPPPAQPLTHKAAVYYHHQLALSDDQGIDMTQSPGRDSPGSSSGSAGSGSRHSSASLDSGRASGRMPHHHHAACHCGDLADRVRAMIAQGLPDTDIIHACLADLQMEEYARLFIEAGYDLPTVTRMTPEDLTAVGIKKPNHRKRLKAELANLNVPDNLPDYIPGSLEEWLRLLRLEEYGPALVAQGYRTVHDVTQLAWEDLEDMGIVRLGHQKKILLAIKRVKDIRAGKRSISNQGSLDFTRIQPGQIRHPRGKSLESLEDPSERASHTTFSPEAGFYYGGGQWRRSYDDGDITPTNDGGYEGGGTLPRPRGLVRPRPVAKIAATPQYAYDELAYSARLQRVAYGASPHVARKPPPEPPKRQSSQYAPFSRFGQTTVEIHPEKSLPLSLPAYPSSDSLSVSLDSTGLLPPPPAPASPPRRYDDDKLRTGSDASFKSSSSTESDSIPFANENAGTIKQNRGQIGGRPHTVDYGRAGIGLAGLPPRPEHKPDSDDKPEPVDVLNDIGNMLANLTDELDAMLEEEKRQGLTDS
- the LOC124632966 gene encoding caskin-1 isoform X3 — protein: MVLLNSNMKINVGGMSRGGSGAGKTATAKRVPPPAVPGDAFGTPQHRHSGSSFGSQGYASCEEQPYPQPPDTPSHTRDDHSDYGSTVSGVSGLSGASGSLGKSPAGGGTFTFPPPAQPLTHKAAVYYHHQLALSDDQGIDMTQSPGRDSPGSSSGSAGSGSRHSSASLDSGRASGRMPHHHHAACHCGDLADRVRAMIAQGLPDTDIIHACLADLQMEEYARLFIEAGYDLPTVTRMTPEDLTAVGIKKPNHRKRLKAELANLNVPDNLPDYIPGSLEEWLRLLRLEEYGPALVAQGYRTVHDVTQLAWEDLEDMGIVRLGHQKKILLAIKRVKDIRAGKRSISNQGSLDFTRIQPGQDLYPRELHYQPWERQRSYHKPPDLNFDAIATPLCATDLVPIQIRHPRGKSLESLEDPSERASHTTFSPEAGFYYGGGQWRRSYDDGDITPTNDGGYEGGGTLPRPRGLVRPRPVAKIAATPQYAYDELAYSARLQRVAYGASPHVARKPPPEPPKRQSSQYAPFSRFGQTTVEIHPEKSLPLSLPAYPSSDSLSVSLDSTGLLPPPPAPASPPRRYDDDKLRTGSDASFKSSSSTESDSIPFANENAGTIKQNRGQIGGRPHTVDYGRAGIGLAGLPPRPEHKPDSDDKPEPVDVLNDIGNMLANLTDELDAMLEEEKRQGLTDS